A single genomic interval of halophilic archaeon DL31 harbors:
- a CDS encoding hypothetical protein (KEGG: hut:Huta_1620 hypothetical protein): MKVRDAVEGDVPALAALVDAPPSVLRNLVHERSVRILVDDDDDASWVGEETPGADATAEGIHGVLSFDVRDGAVHVTRFGGNRSAAERLLAEPLRFARSEGLPIEALVGETDDELRAALEAVGFEQDGSGPVFGGDQTDRYRFAQD, translated from the coding sequence ATGAAGGTCCGCGACGCTGTCGAGGGCGACGTGCCGGCGCTCGCCGCGCTCGTCGACGCGCCGCCGTCAGTGCTGCGCAATCTCGTCCACGAGCGCAGCGTCCGCATCCTCGTCGACGACGACGATGATGCCTCGTGGGTTGGCGAGGAGACACCCGGCGCAGACGCGACGGCCGAAGGGATTCACGGCGTCCTCAGCTTCGACGTGCGTGACGGTGCGGTTCACGTCACCCGATTCGGCGGAAACCGGTCGGCCGCCGAGCGCCTGCTGGCGGAGCCGCTCCGATTCGCTCGCTCGGAGGGCCTCCCCATCGAGGCACTGGTCGGCGAAACCGACGACGAACTGCGGGCAGCCCTCGAAGCCGTGGGGTTCGAGCAGGACGGCAGCGGGCCGGTGTTCGGCGGCGACCAGACAGACCGCTACCGCTTCGCCCAGGACTGA